Proteins encoded by one window of Sulfurimonas crateris:
- a CDS encoding EAL domain-containing protein — protein sequence MQDINRDSLTSLPSRFALIEHLESLEHANVFLIDVDNFSNINSAYGFEIGDRALVEIARLIDIAKPLSSTLFRLNSDEFVLVCTEMMSSKKLSELASSLISFFDQTEVLALDDDTDIKISISIGIAIGRESGILSHARTAIKELREHKRASYKIYDPHSVFIKKQQENIYWIHKIKEAFENEQLVTYYQPIINNKTKRVEKYECLIRIRNNGTITPPIRFMEASRLTGTLTLLTKCVIEQSFKKFSTTEYEFSINITSTDLHLNYLEEYLLKCAKKYGINPSKVTLEMLEDISTINTPEILTQLNSLRYHGFKISIDDFGSQSSNFSRLLEFSPDYLKIDGSFIKNILNDKNSLVIVEAVVLLCKKSNIKVIAEFVHSAEVQAKVEELGVDYSQGYYFSEPKEELE from the coding sequence ATGCAGGATATAAATAGAGACTCATTAACATCCCTTCCAAGCAGATTTGCTTTAATCGAGCATCTTGAATCTTTGGAACACGCCAATGTTTTTTTAATAGATGTGGATAATTTCAGTAATATAAACAGTGCGTACGGATTTGAGATAGGTGATAGAGCACTTGTCGAGATAGCAAGACTAATTGATATTGCAAAGCCGCTCTCTTCAACTCTTTTCAGGTTAAACTCTGATGAATTTGTACTTGTATGTACGGAGATGATGAGTTCAAAAAAGTTATCAGAACTTGCAAGCTCTTTGATATCCTTTTTCGACCAGACAGAAGTTTTGGCTCTTGATGATGATACAGATATAAAAATATCTATAAGTATAGGCATTGCAATAGGCAGAGAGAGTGGAATTTTAAGTCATGCAAGAACTGCTATAAAAGAGCTAAGAGAGCATAAAAGAGCATCGTATAAAATATATGACCCGCACTCTGTTTTTATAAAAAAACAGCAGGAGAACATCTACTGGATACATAAGATCAAAGAGGCTTTTGAGAATGAGCAGTTAGTTACCTATTATCAGCCTATAATAAATAACAAGACGAAAAGAGTAGAGAAGTATGAGTGTCTGATAAGAATAAGAAATAACGGGACAATCACTCCCCCGATAAGGTTTATGGAAGCTTCAAGGCTTACGGGAACACTCACGCTTCTTACAAAGTGCGTAATAGAGCAGAGCTTTAAAAAGTTTAGCACTACCGAGTATGAGTTCTCCATAAACATTACAAGTACGGATCTGCATCTTAACTATCTGGAGGAGTATCTCTTAAAGTGTGCCAAAAAGTACGGCATCAATCCATCAAAGGTCACTTTAGAGATGCTTGAAGATATAAGTACTATTAATACTCCAGAGATTCTTACTCAGCTAAACTCTCTTAGATATCACGGTTTTAAGATCTCAATAGATGACTTTGGAAGCCAGAGCTCAAACTTTTCAAGACTTCTTGAGTTCTCACCGGACTATCTTAAAATAGACGGCTCTTTTATAAAAAATATTTTAAATGATAAAAACAGTTTGGTAATAGTCGAGGCGGTAGTTCTGCTTTGTAAAAAGAGCAATATTAAGGTTATAGCCGAGTTTGTACATAGCGCAGAGGTTCAAGCCAAAGTAGAAGAGCTTGGAGTCGATTACTCACAAGGTTACTATTTCAGTGAACCTAAAGAGGAGCTGGAGTAA
- a CDS encoding ATP-dependent helicase, whose amino-acid sequence MPLSRLNQQQYLAATSKNSQNLIIASAGTGKTSTIVGRIAYLLDSGVKPQEILLLTFTNKAAAEMVQRVGDFFGKDVASKIDAGTFHAVSYRWLKKEDKKVVLKQQRELKTLFRSVYEKRSFGHIGAEIMPYGGNYLYDVYSFYQNTELVDNFEEWVRNRYPEHELFAMIYADIVDEFEGLKKEYGFVNFNDLLLNFREMCKSKDLGYKEVLVDEYQDTNALQGTLIDAMSPPSLFCVGDYDQSIYAFNGADISIIGTFSKKFPSAQVHTLTKNYRSTVPILSLATKVIEHNERIYPKKLEVTRGHTSQPPTLLAYDELFEQYHDIARKISATQTPQEEIAVIFRNNSSADGIEVGLRELGISCKRKGGTSFFDSREVKAVLDFYTLLVNESDMMAFIHLFEFARGIGSAMAKELYIALKTLGHGSIFYGLYAPDESNKNPFEKRKLNHQLGLFDDFLELGSVGKFAKLGFEDKFMRNPILKHPKLTKENATFLHDFYLLFRDLKGVKQPRTIVKKIAESAIYKYIAEFLASRRAQLKDGTIDEKQKADALSKIARKMVLLEELSKPYSEHERFLNAMILGSSDLTQGEGVNLLSVHASKGLEYKEVYIVDLMDGRFPNRKLMQRGGSLDEERRLFYVAVTRAKDILYLSYAKYDKIKKLNFLPSQFLYEAGLVPKDEAFRAMVLKEEGKEE is encoded by the coding sequence TTGCCACTTTCGCGTTTAAATCAGCAACAGTACCTCGCTGCAACATCAAAAAACAGCCAAAATCTCATCATAGCTTCTGCAGGAACGGGCAAGACATCTACAATTGTCGGCAGAATCGCTTATCTTTTGGATTCGGGCGTAAAGCCTCAAGAGATTTTACTTCTAACATTTACAAATAAAGCCGCGGCAGAGATGGTTCAGCGCGTTGGGGATTTTTTCGGCAAAGATGTAGCTTCAAAGATAGATGCGGGGACATTTCATGCGGTGAGTTACAGATGGCTTAAAAAAGAGGATAAAAAAGTTGTCCTCAAACAGCAAAGAGAGTTAAAAACGCTCTTTAGAAGTGTCTATGAAAAGCGCTCTTTTGGTCATATTGGAGCGGAGATAATGCCTTATGGCGGAAACTATCTCTATGATGTCTACTCTTTTTACCAAAACACGGAACTTGTAGATAATTTTGAGGAGTGGGTCAGAAACAGATACCCTGAACATGAGCTTTTTGCGATGATATATGCGGATATTGTCGATGAGTTCGAGGGTTTAAAAAAAGAGTACGGCTTTGTAAACTTCAATGACCTGCTTTTAAACTTCAGAGAGATGTGCAAGAGTAAAGATCTGGGTTACAAAGAGGTGCTTGTAGATGAGTATCAGGACACAAACGCGCTTCAGGGCACGCTTATAGATGCGATGAGTCCGCCATCACTCTTTTGTGTCGGGGATTACGACCAGAGCATCTACGCTTTTAACGGAGCGGACATTTCGATAATAGGGACATTTTCAAAAAAATTTCCGAGCGCACAAGTGCATACTTTGACAAAAAATTACCGCTCGACCGTGCCGATCCTCTCACTTGCTACAAAAGTAATAGAGCATAATGAGCGGATTTACCCTAAAAAACTTGAAGTTACACGCGGACACACTTCGCAGCCTCCGACACTTCTGGCTTACGATGAGCTGTTTGAGCAGTATCATGATATTGCCAGAAAAATAAGTGCCACGCAGACACCGCAGGAAGAGATAGCCGTTATTTTTAGAAACAACTCCTCGGCTGACGGCATAGAGGTCGGACTTCGTGAGCTTGGCATCTCGTGTAAGCGAAAAGGGGGAACAAGCTTTTTTGATTCACGTGAGGTTAAAGCGGTTTTAGATTTCTATACTTTGCTTGTAAATGAGTCTGATATGATGGCATTTATCCATCTCTTTGAGTTTGCAAGAGGTATTGGAAGTGCGATGGCAAAAGAGCTCTACATTGCTCTTAAGACACTTGGACACGGGAGTATATTTTACGGGCTTTATGCACCTGATGAATCAAACAAGAACCCCTTTGAGAAGAGAAAACTGAACCATCAGCTCGGCCTTTTTGATGATTTTTTAGAGCTTGGCAGTGTTGGTAAATTTGCAAAGCTTGGATTTGAAGATAAATTTATGCGCAATCCCATTTTAAAACATCCAAAACTTACAAAAGAGAACGCAACTTTTTTGCATGATTTTTACCTGCTGTTTCGAGATCTAAAGGGTGTTAAACAGCCGCGTACCATCGTAAAAAAGATTGCTGAGTCTGCAATTTACAAATATATAGCCGAATTTCTGGCAAGTAGAAGAGCGCAGCTTAAAGACGGCACTATTGATGAGAAGCAAAAGGCGGATGCACTCTCTAAGATAGCCAGAAAAATGGTTTTGCTAGAGGAGCTCTCAAAGCCATACAGCGAACATGAGAGATTTTTAAATGCAATGATACTAGGTTCATCAGATCTGACACAGGGTGAGGGTGTAAACCTGCTTAGCGTGCACGCTTCAAAAGGGCTGGAGTATAAAGAGGTCTATATAGTTGATTTGATGGACGGACGCTTTCCAAACCGTAAACTTATGCAGCGCGGAGGCTCACTGGATGAGGAGAGAAGACTCTTTTAT
- a CDS encoding SulP family inorganic anion transporter produces the protein MNKVFEPKLFTLLKSGISKDQLISDIFAGIVVGIVALPLSIAFAVASGVSPEKGLITAIIAGFIISFFGGSRVQIGGPTGAFIVIIYAIVQEYGIDGLIISTMMAGVILILFGLLRLGNLLKYFPHPLIVGFTSGIAVIIFSTQIKDALGLGIEKMPSEFFEKWVAYFSQVDETNLYALAITTVTILITIYFKKITARVPGSFVAILFITFIVQAANIPVTTIESFFGEIPNTFTFSLPNIEMENLYIYIAPALTIALLGGVESLLSAVVADGMISGNHRSNTELIAQGMANILTPIFGGIAATGAIARTATNVKNGGRTPIAGIVHAMTLLLIMLVFASYAKLIPMACLAGILIVVAYNMSEWRSFISILKGSPFDIIVLLSTFLLTVFVDLTVAIQIGVVLSSLLFMKRMADIGIKTPCHVDSDLLEDYSDLPEGVSIYEISGPLFFASAKQYSGVIKEIGLKSKILIIRMRHVPFVDSTALHNFEEMLKTLQKSDVIVLLSGVNSDVLQDLKKYEITNLLEEGNILDSFDEAVKRAKSITPAPL, from the coding sequence ATGAACAAAGTTTTTGAACCTAAGCTTTTTACACTTCTAAAATCTGGGATAAGCAAAGATCAGCTTATCTCTGACATCTTTGCCGGCATTGTTGTCGGTATAGTTGCACTTCCTCTCTCAATCGCATTTGCCGTAGCTTCAGGCGTCTCTCCTGAAAAAGGTCTGATCACTGCAATTATTGCCGGCTTTATCATCTCTTTTTTTGGCGGCAGCAGAGTTCAGATCGGCGGCCCTACGGGAGCATTTATAGTAATCATATATGCTATAGTTCAAGAGTATGGAATTGACGGGCTTATCATCTCTACTATGATGGCGGGAGTCATCCTCATACTCTTTGGGCTTTTACGTCTGGGCAATCTTTTAAAATACTTTCCGCATCCGCTGATTGTAGGCTTTACAAGCGGTATTGCCGTCATTATATTCTCAACGCAGATAAAAGATGCATTGGGGCTGGGTATTGAGAAAATGCCATCGGAGTTCTTTGAGAAGTGGGTTGCCTATTTTTCTCAAGTAGATGAGACAAACCTCTATGCACTCGCAATTACAACTGTGACAATTTTAATAACTATCTATTTTAAAAAGATAACTGCCAGAGTTCCGGGCTCTTTTGTTGCCATACTTTTCATCACTTTTATCGTTCAAGCAGCAAATATTCCGGTAACTACCATTGAGTCATTCTTCGGAGAGATACCAAACACTTTTACTTTCTCACTGCCTAATATCGAGATGGAAAACCTCTATATCTATATCGCTCCCGCTCTTACAATAGCTCTGCTTGGAGGTGTAGAGTCACTTCTCTCTGCCGTTGTTGCTGATGGTATGATAAGCGGTAACCACCGCTCAAACACGGAGCTGATAGCTCAAGGGATGGCGAATATTCTCACTCCTATATTTGGCGGCATTGCGGCAACGGGGGCGATCGCGAGAACTGCTACAAACGTGAAAAATGGCGGAAGAACTCCAATTGCGGGAATTGTACACGCTATGACCCTTCTGCTTATTATGCTTGTTTTTGCAAGTTATGCGAAGCTTATTCCGATGGCATGTCTGGCGGGGATCTTGATCGTGGTTGCTTATAATATGAGCGAGTGGCGCTCTTTTATCTCGATCTTAAAAGGCTCTCCTTTTGATATTATAGTCCTGCTTAGTACATTTTTACTTACAGTGTTTGTGGATCTGACCGTGGCGATACAGATCGGCGTTGTTCTCTCCTCACTTCTGTTTATGAAGAGAATGGCGGATATCGGCATAAAGACTCCATGCCATGTTGACAGCGATCTGCTTGAAGATTACTCTGATTTGCCTGAGGGCGTCTCTATCTACGAGATAAGCGGTCCGCTATTTTTTGCCTCTGCAAAACAGTACTCGGGAGTGATAAAAGAGATAGGGCTTAAGAGCAAGATACTCATCATCCGTATGCGCCATGTTCCTTTTGTAGACTCAACTGCGCTTCATAATTTTGAGGAGATGCTAAAAACACTGCAAAAGTCAGATGTCATAGTGCTTCTCTCAGGTGTAAACAGCGATGTACTGCAAGATTTAAAAAAATATGAGATCACCAATTTACTTGAGGAGGGAAACATACTTGACTCATTTGATGAGGCGGTAAAAAGAGCCAAGAGTATTACTCCAGCTCCTCTTTAG
- a CDS encoding valine--tRNA ligase has product MSAKSYEPSITEDEFYKIWEERGYFEVDGNRAIQEEGKNFSIMMPPPNVTGRLHIGHALTFTLQDIITRYKRMDGYKTLWQPGTDHAGIATQNVVEKQLLAQGTTKEEIGREAFLERAWAWKEESAGVMTSQLRKMGVSPAWKRERFTMDEGLQKSVKEAFVHLYNQGLIVRGNYMVNWCTHDGALSDIEVEHEEHEGKFYHIKYPFADGSGFVEVATTRPETYFGDTAVMVHPDDARYKDIIGKKIRLPLTNREVAIIADEHVDMEFGTGVVKVTPAHDQNDYEVGKRHDLEFITVFDEKGILNEYAGEFAGLERLKARDIIVKKLEAEGFVVKIEDHKHQVGHCYRCKNIVEPYISKQWFVRSEVAKKSIEKTNSGEAKFFPPHWINSYNSWMGDLRDWCISRQLWWGHQIPVFYCNDCDHEWASLKDEEHECPKCASKNIHQDPDVLDTWFSSALWPFSTLGWGNGDVEMDKLFQSDDLKEFYPNSLLITGFDILFFWVARMMMMGENFMGNLPFNHIYLHALVRDENGQKMSKSKGNVIDPLDMVEKYSADILRFTLAISAAQGRDIRMSTDKLEQNRNFTNKLYNAAKFLQMNVDTFPDIKGFCIETPLGRYMVSRLNVATQEVRSSMDEYRFNDAATAVYRFIWNEFCDWGIELSKADKSSIVELGAIFKESMKLLHPFMPFITEYLYHELSATSLDSSESVMVMKYPYKTKRRLKDEARFEVIMDVIISIRRAKVLVDLANQKIAKAFVKIDGISQEEQELMKPFILKLAKVDVIEFTESKVENSVSDISQKCETFIPTDSIDLAPIISRLSKQDEKLQKEIDKLSGMLNNERFVANAPEDVLAKNRELLADAQDKQQKVLEQLNSLKN; this is encoded by the coding sequence ATGTCAGCAAAGAGCTATGAACCGAGCATTACGGAAGATGAATTTTACAAAATTTGGGAAGAGAGAGGCTACTTTGAGGTAGATGGCAACAGAGCCATTCAAGAAGAGGGAAAAAATTTCTCCATCATGATGCCTCCTCCAAATGTCACAGGTCGTCTTCACATAGGTCATGCCCTTACGTTTACACTTCAAGATATTATCACCCGCTACAAAAGAATGGACGGATACAAAACTCTTTGGCAGCCTGGAACCGACCATGCGGGGATCGCAACGCAAAACGTGGTCGAGAAACAGCTTCTAGCACAAGGCACTACAAAAGAGGAGATCGGCAGAGAGGCGTTTTTAGAGCGTGCGTGGGCGTGGAAAGAGGAGTCTGCGGGAGTTATGACCTCGCAACTGCGCAAAATGGGAGTCTCTCCAGCTTGGAAACGTGAGCGCTTTACAATGGATGAGGGACTTCAAAAGTCAGTAAAAGAGGCGTTTGTTCATCTCTACAACCAAGGACTTATCGTTCGCGGAAACTACATGGTAAACTGGTGTACGCATGACGGCGCGCTTAGCGACATAGAGGTTGAGCATGAAGAGCATGAGGGCAAGTTTTACCATATTAAGTACCCTTTTGCAGACGGCAGCGGTTTTGTTGAAGTTGCGACCACTAGACCTGAGACATACTTCGGCGATACAGCGGTTATGGTACATCCGGATGATGCAAGGTACAAAGATATCATAGGCAAGAAGATAAGACTTCCTCTAACTAACAGAGAAGTCGCGATCATTGCGGATGAGCATGTAGATATGGAGTTTGGAACAGGCGTGGTCAAGGTAACTCCCGCGCACGACCAAAACGACTACGAAGTTGGTAAAAGACACGACTTAGAGTTTATTACCGTATTTGATGAGAAGGGTATTTTAAACGAGTACGCCGGAGAGTTTGCAGGCTTAGAGCGTCTTAAAGCCCGCGATATAATCGTTAAAAAACTAGAAGCTGAAGGCTTTGTCGTAAAGATAGAAGATCACAAACATCAAGTAGGACACTGCTACAGATGTAAAAACATCGTTGAACCATACATCTCAAAACAGTGGTTTGTAAGAAGCGAAGTTGCAAAGAAGTCTATAGAAAAAACAAACAGCGGCGAAGCAAAATTCTTTCCGCCTCACTGGATAAACTCATACAACTCGTGGATGGGTGATCTAAGAGACTGGTGTATCTCCCGTCAGCTCTGGTGGGGACATCAGATCCCTGTTTTTTACTGCAACGACTGCGACCATGAGTGGGCAAGTTTAAAAGACGAAGAGCATGAGTGTCCAAAGTGTGCTTCAAAAAACATTCATCAAGACCCTGATGTTCTTGACACTTGGTTCAGCTCAGCTCTATGGCCGTTCTCAACGCTTGGCTGGGGGAATGGCGACGTTGAGATGGACAAACTCTTCCAATCAGACGACCTAAAAGAGTTCTACCCGAACTCGCTTCTTATTACGGGCTTTGACATACTCTTTTTCTGGGTTGCTAGAATGATGATGATGGGTGAGAATTTTATGGGCAATCTTCCGTTTAACCACATCTACCTTCACGCACTTGTACGCGACGAGAACGGTCAGAAGATGAGCAAATCAAAAGGCAATGTTATCGACCCGCTTGATATGGTAGAGAAGTACAGCGCCGATATTCTGCGCTTCACTCTTGCCATCAGTGCGGCACAAGGTCGTGACATACGAATGAGTACGGATAAGCTCGAACAGAACCGTAACTTTACGAACAAGCTCTACAATGCTGCGAAATTTCTGCAGATGAATGTAGATACTTTTCCTGATATAAAAGGTTTTTGCATCGAGACTCCGCTTGGAAGATATATGGTCTCACGCCTTAATGTCGCTACGCAAGAAGTTCGCTCATCTATGGATGAGTACAGATTTAACGACGCTGCAACTGCTGTTTACCGCTTTATATGGAACGAGTTCTGCGACTGGGGAATTGAACTTAGCAAAGCTGACAAAAGCTCAATTGTTGAACTTGGCGCTATCTTTAAAGAGTCTATGAAGCTTCTGCATCCGTTTATGCCGTTCATCACAGAGTATCTCTACCATGAACTCTCTGCAACAAGCCTGGATAGCTCTGAGTCTGTTATGGTTATGAAGTATCCGTATAAGACGAAGAGACGTCTAAAAGACGAGGCTAGATTTGAGGTGATAATGGATGTTATCATCTCCATCAGACGTGCAAAAGTCTTGGTAGATCTCGCAAATCAGAAGATAGCAAAAGCATTTGTCAAGATTGATGGCATCTCACAAGAAGAGCAAGAGCTGATGAAGCCTTTTATACTCAAACTTGCCAAAGTAGATGTTATAGAGTTCACTGAATCTAAAGTAGAAAACTCCGTAAGTGACATCTCGCAAAAATGTGAGACATTTATTCCAACTGATTCAATTGACCTTGCACCTATTATCAGCCGTCTTTCAAAACAGGATGAGAAGCTACAAAAAGAGATCGATAAACTCAGCGGTATGCTAAATAATGAACGCTTTGTAGCAAATGCACCTGAAGATGTTCTTGCAAAGAACAGAGAGCTTCTAGCAGATGCACAAGATAAACAGCAAAAAGTTTTAGAGCAGTTAAATTCACTGAAAAACTAA